The nucleotide sequence CCTTCTCCAGGTTTTCCATCAGTTCGCGCTGGTTGACCAGCACCCAAGCGAACAACGGGACGGCAACGGCATCCGGACTGCCGGAAAAGTCGGTGAGGATCAGGTTGAGCGTGTAGCTGTATTCGAACGAAAGCCCCGGCGCGGCGGTGCTGCGCATGCTGCCGGAGTCGACGAATACCAGCAGGCGGTCGGGGTTGCGCTTGAGTTCGGGGATGGCGGCCAGCAGGTGGGCGCGCAGGGATTCGGGCTTTTTCATGGTTGGACGCCCCGCTGGTTGTGCTCGAACACCACGTCCACCTGGGCGGCGCATTCGGCCCAGGCGCTGAGCAGGTAGTCGCTGTCGTCGCTGAGCTCGCCGTTATCGATCGGCGCCGCTGGGTTGAGTGTGCAGCGCGTGACGACTGGACAGCCACTGACGGTAACCGTCTGCTCCGGTGATGGCCGGGCGTTGGTGCAGGCGGCGAGCAGCAGCAGGCAGAGGCTGATCAGCCCAGCTTTGATGGGGCAGGTCTTCACGGCGTTGCTCCTTTTTCTGTACCTGGTCGGTGGCGTGCTCCTGGCGCACGCTGGCGGTGGTTTGTTGCAGGCTGAGCTGGGCCAGCCTCTGGGTGGCCACCTCGCCCGTGAGCCGGGTGATGGTCTGCGCCTGGCGGGCGTTGCGCTCGTTGGCGGTTTGGAGGCGTTCGGTGGCGATATCCGCGCGGGCCTCGGCGGTGGTGATGCGCTGTTGCTGCATCCAGACCAGCAGGCAGAGCGCGGCGACCAGGGCGAGGCCGTAGGCGAGTTGGCGGGTGATGGTCATTTGCGGTACCAGCCTGCTGCGTTCATGGCTGTTTCATCCAGCAGACACAAGTCGCCGACGACTACTAAGCAGCGCGCGCTGGATTTCACCTGGCGCAACGTCTCGACGAATTGCTTGACCTGCTCATCCGGCGTTCCGGCTGGCAGCGCGAGCACGTCGCCATCCTGCAGGCTGTACTTGCGGATCTGCTCGAAGTCGGTCATGCGGCTTTCTCCTGCTCGCCGGCGAACTGGGCATAGGCCCTGGCCAGTTTCACGTCGTAGAGGTTTTTGGCGTAGTTCGGGCCGTTGTAAATGCGGGCGAACTGTTTCCAGTTGCGGGCCTTGAGCGCCTTGTGAAGCGCCGGGTCGGCTTCGATAAAGCTGACAAAGGCGTCGAGCTGGGCGGCTTCGCTGAGGGCCATGGTGTCGGCGAAGTGCTGAACGTCCTGGTAGCCGAGACGCTGCCAGTGGTAGCCCATGATCTGGAACAGGCCCCAACTGGCGGATTCCAGGGCGGATTCCTCATGCACCATTCGGGCTGCGGCCAGGCGCTGATTTTCGGCAGTACCACCCAGGTAGCCGCCTGGGGTGCGGTTGACAACGGCTGGGACGGCGACTGCCAGCGCATCGGCCTCCGCCTCGCTGAAGCCGTTGGCTTGCAGGCGCTCATGCATCACATGTCGCTCGAACAGGATCACCGGGCGGCCATTGGCGGCGAAGCCCTCCCCTTTGCTTTCCACCTGGTTGACGGCCATGACGCTGGCCAGCGGCACGCCGAGGCGGTTGGCGG is from Pseudomonas saudiphocaensis and encodes:
- the lysB gene encoding Rz-like lysis system protein LysB (The gene for this Rz-like phage lysis system protein may overlap extensively with the gene for the other spanin subunit, the Rz1-like protein in the outer membrane.); the protein is MTITRQLAYGLALVAALCLLVWMQQQRITTAEARADIATERLQTANERNARQAQTITRLTGEVATQRLAQLSLQQTTASVRQEHATDQVQKKEQRREDLPHQSWADQPLPAAARRLHQRPAITGADGYRQWLSSRHALHTQPSGADR
- a CDS encoding phage tail protein, whose protein sequence is MKKPESLRAHLLAAIPELKRNPDRLLVFVDSGSMRSTAAPGLSFEYSYTLNLILTDFSGSPDAVAVPLFAWVLVNQRELMENLEKGKDAIKFEADILDNSKVDLSITLPLTERVIVKRLDNGTLQVSHPAEPVVDDEAFLVPAMRVETSDGELIAEWGGNG
- a CDS encoding N-acetylmuramidase domain-containing protein; translated protein: MTQLLSNGSRGLAVRNLQAALRLDGYAIAVDGDFGDETEAVLRAYQRKVGLVDDGVAGPKTQAALKGFDTSRYLKRKDLQQAANRLGVPLASVMAVNQVESKGEGFAANGRPVILFERHVMHERLQANGFSEAEADALAVAVPAVVNRTPGGYLGGTAENQRLAAARMVHEESALESASWGLFQIMGYHWQRLGYQDVQHFADTMALSEAAQLDAFVSFIEADPALHKALKARNWKQFARIYNGPNYAKNLYDVKLARAYAQFAGEQEKAA